Proteins encoded together in one Impatiens glandulifera chromosome 1, dImpGla2.1, whole genome shotgun sequence window:
- the LOC124919179 gene encoding chloride channel protein CLC-d-like isoform X2, protein MLSNHLQNGLETAKLVWSRLPNSEDGELDELGTSKKNDGSSVESLDYEVIENYAYREEQAQRGKLYVGYYVVVKWFLALLIGIGTGLAAVFINISVENFAGWKFSLTFSIIQKSYLAGFFVYVLINLVLVLSSVYIVTYFAPAASGSGIPEIKGYLNGVDTHGILFFRTLVGKIFGSIGSVGGGLALGKEGPLVHTGACIASLLGQGGTTKYHLRSRWLQIFQSDRDRRDLVTCGCAAGVAAAFRAPVGGVLFALEEVTSWWRSQLMWRVFFTSAIVAVVVRSAIGWCKSGKCGHFGSGGFIIWDVSGGQEDYSFEELFPMAVIGVIGGLLGALFNQLTLYMTYWRRNFLHKKGNRVKVIEVCLISLITSTISFGLPLFRKCTPCPTSDSESGIECPRPPGMYGNYVNFYCGKEKEYNDLATIFFNTQDDAIRNLFSAKTIHEYSAQSLLTFLVMFYSLAVVTFGTAVPAGQFVPGIMIGSTYGRLVGMFVVSFYKKLNIEEGTYALLGAASFLGGSMRMTVSLCVIMVEITNNLQLLPLIMLVLLISKAVGDAFNEGLYEQQARLRGIPLLESRPKYQMRYIKAKDACRSQQVLYFPRIVKVADIVSMLKSNKHNGYPVIDHKRNGETLVIGIMLRSHLLVLLQSKVDFQHGPFTSDSRGGSLPIRHNLSEFVKPVSSKGITIEDIHLSSDDMEMYIDLAPLANPSPYIVPEDMSLTKVYNIFRQLGLRHIFVVPRASHVVGMITRKDLLMEENEDSVAMELQSTSKE, encoded by the exons ATGCTGTCGAATCATCTTCAGAACGGTTTGGAGACTGCCAAGCTTGTTTGGTCTCGTCTGCCAAATTCAGAAGATGGTGAATTGGATGAGCTTGGCACATCGAAGAAAAATGATGGAAGCAGCGTAGAGAGTTTAGATTATGAAGTTATTGAGAATTATGCCTACAGAGAAGAACAG GCACAAAGAGGGAAGCTTTATGTTGGATACTACGTGGTTGTGAAATGGTTCTTGGCATTACTTATTGGGATTG GTACTGGATTGGCAGCTGTATTCATTAACATTTCAGTTGAGAACTTTGCTGGATGGAAGTTCTCATTGACCTTTTCTATAATCCAGAAGTCTTATCTTGCTGGATTTTTTGTATATGTGCTGATTAACTTGGTATTAGTCCTGTCTTCTGTATATATTGTCACATATTTTGCACCAGCTGCGTCAGGATCTGGTATTCCTGAAattaagggttatttgaatG GAGTAGATACCCATGGCATTCTCTTTTTCAGAACCTTGGTTGGGAAG ATATTTGGAAGCATTGGTTCAGTTGGAGGTGGTCTAGCTCTTGGAAAAGAAGGCCCTCTTGTACATACTGGTGCTTGTATTGCTTCCCTCCTTGGTCAA GGTGGAACCACAAAGTATCATCTTCGCTCCAGATGGCTACAGATCTTTCAAAGTGATCGGGATCGCCGAGATCTT GTAACATGTGGATGTGCAGCTGGAGTTGCTGCTGCTTTTAGAGCTCCAGTTGGTGGTGTCCTATTCGCGCTAGAGGAAGTCACATCATG GTGGAGGAGTCAGCTTATGTGGCGTGTCTTTTTTACTTCTGCCATTGTAGCTGTTGTGGTGCGTTCTGCAATTGGATGGTGCAAGAGTGGAAAATGTGGGCATTTTGGCTCTGGTGGTTTCATAATTTGGGACGTCTCAGG TGGACAAGAGGACTATTCATTTGAGGAGTTGTTTCCTATGGCAGTCATTGGTGTTATAGGTGGTCTTCTTG GAGCCTTATTTAACCAGCTTACTCTTTATATGACTTATTGGAGACGGAACTTCTTGCACAAGAAAGGAAACCGAGTCAAA GTTATTGAAGTGTGTCTTATCTCCTTGATAACCTCGACCATTTCCTTTGGATTACCACTTTTTAGAAAATGCACTCCTTGTCCAACCTCTGATTCAGAATCTGGTATTGAATGTCCTCGTCCACCTGGAATGTACGGGAATTATGTAAat TTCTACTGTGGAAAGGAAAAAGAATACAATGATCTTGCAACTATCTTTTTCAATACCCAG GATGATGCCATAAGGAATCTGTTTAGTGCAAAAACAATTCATGAATACAGTGCCCAAAGCTTGCTGACATTTTTG GTTATGTTCTACTCCTTAGCAGTGGTGACGTTCGGGACTGCTGTCCCAGCTGGTCAGTTTGTTCCTGGGATTATGATAGGTTCCACATATGGCCGTCTTGTTGGGATGTTTGTTGTCAGTTTCTACAAGAAGCTTAACATTGAAGAGGGCAC ATATGCACTGCTAGGAGCTGCTTCATTTCTTGGAGGTTCCATGCGGATGACTGTTTCACTTTGCGTAATTATGGTTGAGATCACAAATAACTTGCAGCTTTTACCTTTGATCATGTTGGTTCTCCTTATATCCAAG GCTGTTGGGGATGCATTCAATGAAGGTCTATACGAACAACAGGCTCGCCTGAGGGGCATTCCATTGCTTGAATCAAGGCCCAAGTACCAGATGAGATATATAAAGGCAAAAGATGCATGCAGAAGCCAACAG GTTTTGTACTTTCCACGCATTGTCAAGGTTGCTGATATAGTTTCCATGTTAAAGAGCAACAAACACAATGGTTACCCT GTTATAGATCACAAGAGAAATGGCGAAACACTTGTTATTGGCATCATGCTTCGCAG CCACTTACTGGTACTCTTGCAATCTAAGGTAGATTTTCAGCATGGTCCTTTCACATCTGATTCAAGAGGTGGTTCCTTGCCTATAAG GCACAACTTAAGTGAATTCGTGAAACCCGTTTCAAGTAAAGGAATAACTATTGAAGATATTCACCTAAGCTCAGATGACATGGAAATGTACATAGATCTAGCTCCATTAGCTAACCCTTCTCCTTACATTGTCCCTGAAGACATGTCCCTAACAAAG GTGTACAATATTTTCCGTCAACTAGGATTACGACACATATTTGTTGTTCCCCGTGCTTCTCATGTTGTTGGAATGATTACAAGAAAGGATTTATTGATGGAG GAGAATGAGGATTCTGTGGCCATGGAACTTCAATCGACTAGT AAGGAATGA
- the LOC124919180 gene encoding transcription termination factor MTEF18, mitochondrial-like, translated as MTHLQKLRLPSLLKRVSVNISLKSQESNVLSNESYDITGRSRLYRRKRNTSIDSALKVSRATKEAQTALIEYLHCTRSFPFTDAEYISRHSPLFLQELLKRVNIEQGIRRSITRFLRYNPINEFEPFFESMGLSPYEYSSFLPRDLMYLDDNQTLLQNYTVLCNYGFPRGMLGRIYKEAADVFRYGNGLLQSKLQTLEEMGINKDIIVNIVCSSPYLLTGDQDRYFLKMFDKLKSIKLEDDWISKHLIKNVVYRWNQLFELLNLLSSIIGSDEQLRILICQHPTLLFASGNTSYSLITFFLKFGWTRKDFLSFFLLFPQIQLAKFVSNLKRSHRFLVEIDMDAQGIGKLICTNPLLLGSCNLKRASSVLGSLQTGKKRICDIIKENPLILKDWELGLRVQPLPSLNENSYMMKTKFLRDLGFVKDSNEIRKALKRFRGSGMKLQERFDCLVKTGISREDVLKMIKIAPQILNQSKDVIEIKIDFLVNGMGYPLSSLVSFPAYISYNVQRVKLRLSMYSWLRCQGLVEPNLSLCTIIAITDELFIRRYVDKNSQGPEIWKKLKEQFCPS; from the coding sequence ATGACCCATTTGCAGAAACTTAGATTGCCATCCCTTCTCAAACGGGTTTCAGTTAATATCAGCCTTAAATCACAAGAATCAAATGTACTGTCGAATGAGTCTTACGACATTACAGGAAGAAGTAGGTTATACAGAAGGAAAAGAAATACATCTATTGACAGTGCTCTCAAAGTTTCTCGCGCTACAAAAGAAGCCCAAACCGCTTTAATAGAATATCTTCACTGTACTAGAAGCTTCCCGTTTACAGATGCAGAGTATATTAGTCGTCATTCACCTCTTTTCCTCCAAGAATTGTTGAAAAGGGTAAATATTGAACAGGGTATCAGACGTTCTATTACCAGGTTCTTACGATATAACCCCATCAATGAATTTGAACCTTTCTTTGAGAGCATGGGTTTGAGCCCTTACGAATACTCTTCCTTTCTTCCTCGGGACTTGATGTATCTTGATGATAATCAGACCTTACTGCAAAATTACACTGTCTTATGTAACTACGGTTTTCCGCGTGGCATGTTGGGAAGGATATACAAGGAGGCAGCGGATGTATTTAGATATGGTAATGGTCTGCTTCAGTCAAAGCTTCAAACATTAGAAGAAATGGGGATAAACAAGGATATCATCGTGAATATTGTCTGCTCAAGTCCATATCTCTTGACTGGTGATCAGGATAGGTATTTTCTCAAGATGTTTGATAAGTTAAAGAGTATTAAGCTAGAAGATGATTGGATttcaaaacatttaattaaGAATGTTGTATACAGATGGAACCAATTGTTTGAGCTTTTAAACCTACTCAGCAGTATTATTGGCTCTGACGAGCAACTAAGAATACTCATATGTCAGCATCCTACGCTTCTTTTCGCTTCAGGAAATACAAGTTACTCACTGATTACTTTCTTTTTGAAATTCGGATGGACCAGAAAGGATTTTTTATCGTTCTTTTTGCTCTTTCCACAAATCCAGCTTGCGAAATTCGTTAGTAACTTGAAAAGAAGTCATCGGTTTCTAGTTGAAATAGATATGGATGCTCAAGGAATAGGTAAGCTGATCTGCACAAATCCTCTGTTGCTTGGTTCATGTAACTTAAAGAGGGCTAGCAGTGTTCTTGGAAGTCTTCAAACAGGGAAGAAGAGAATCTGTGATATCATCAAGGAGAATCCTCTGATACTGAAAGACTGGGAACTAGGGTTAAGGGTTCAACCGTTGCCTAGTCTAAATGAAAACTCTTACATGATGAAGACAAAGTTCTTACGGGACTTGGGATTTGTTAAGGActctaatgaaattagaaaaGCTCTCAAGAGATTCAGAGGAAGTGGAATGAAACTCCAGGAAAGATTTGATTGTCTCGTCAAGACCGGTATAAGTAGGGAAGATGTTTTGAAAATGATCAAGATAGCTCCTCAAATTCTTAATCAATCAAAAGATGTGATTGAAATTAAGATTGACTTTCTTGTTAATGGTATGGGTTATCCCTTATCGTCTTTGGTTAGCTTTCCAGCATATATTAGCTACAATGTTCAACGAGTCAAGCTTAGGTTATCCATGTATAGTTGGCTTAGATGTCAAGGATTGGTAGAGCCTAACTTGTCATTGTGCACGATTATTGCAATAACCGATGAACTATTTATTAGAAGGTATGTTGATAAAAACTCCCAAGGCCCTGAAATTTGGAAGAAGCTGAAGGAACAATTTTGTCCTAGCTGA
- the LOC124919181 gene encoding long chain acyl-CoA synthetase 6, peroxisomal-like gives MESTARRRIQAIHNHLAAAGTDAKSLLSTNQTAAEFVSEEGYSAVLPEKLQTGKWNVYRSARSPLKLVSRFPDQPEIRTLHDNFEHSVELFREYKYLGSRIRVDGTIGEYKWVTYGEVSTARSDIGSALVFHGIPRGAGIGLYFINRPEWIIVDHACSAYSYVSVPLYDTLGPDAVKYIVNHAAVQVIFCLPQSLDILMSFLSEIPTVRIIVVVGGTNEETSSFSSTTGLQVLTYAKLLKQGHSNPQPFFPPKADDVATICYTSGTTGKPKGAVLTHGNFIANVAGSSISTTFSPSDVYISYLPLAHIYERANQVMLAYSGSSVGFYQGDSLKLMDDIAVLKPTLFASVPRLYNRIYDGITNSVKLSGGLKEKLFNAAYNAKKQAMLRGENPFPVWDILVFNKIRVRLGGRIRMMMSGASPLSPDVLDFLRICFKCTVLEGYGMTETCSVISTLDEADTLTGHVGSPNPACEIKLVDVEEMNYTSQDRPHPRGEICVRGPIIFKGYYKDEVQTREVLDEDGWLHTGDIGLWLPGGRLKIIDRKKNIFKLAQGEYIAPEKIENVYAKCKFISQCFVYGDSLSSSLVAIASIDEETVKAWASTEGIKYNDMRELCNRPRTRASVLADMDAVGREAQLRGFEFAKAVTLVTEPFTLENGLLTPTFKIKRPQAKAYFAKVIESMYEELLSFHNPSVQKL, from the exons ATGGAATCGACAGCTAGACGACGCATTCAGGCAATTCACAACCATCTCGCCGCCGCCGGAACCGATGCAAAATCTCTCCTATCCACAAACCAGACCGCTGCCGAGTTTGTCTCCG AAGAGGGTTATAGTGCAGTGCTGCCTGAGAAATTGCAGACAGGGAAGTGGAATGTCTACAG ATCTGCACGTTCTCCTTTGAAGCTTGTAAGCAGATTCCCTGATCAACCTGAAATCAGAACATTGCATGATAATTTCGA GCATTCAGTTGAGTTATTTAGAGAGTACAAGTACTTGGGTTCACGAATTCGTGTTGATGGAACTATTGGcga GTACAAGTGGGTGACATATGGGGAAGTCAGTACTGCTCGATCTGACATTGGTTCTGCTCTGGTCTTTCATGGGATACCAAGG GGAGCTGGAATTGGTCTATATTTTATCAATAGGCCAGAATGGATAATTGTTGACCATGCTTGCTCTGCATATTCTTATGTATCAGTTCCTCTGTATGATACACTTG GTCCAGATGCAGTTAAATACATAGTGAATCATGCTGCAGTACAAGTTATATTTTGTCTCCCACAGTCTTTGGATATT TTGATGAGCTTCTTGTCTGAGATTCCAACTGTGCGTATCATAGTG GTTGTTGGAGGGACAAATGAAGAAACATCATCTTTTTCATCAACAACAGGACTTCAGGTTTTAACATATGCAAAACTACTCAAACAG GGTCACAGCAACCCCCAACCATTTTTTCCACCAAAAGCAGATGATGTTGCCACTATTTGCTACACAAGTGGTACAACTGGGAAACCGAAG GGAGCTGTTTTGACTCATGGAAACTTCATTGCTAATGTTGCTGGGTCAAGTATTTCTACAACTTTCTCCCCGTCAGATGT CTATATATCTTACCTCCCTCTGGCCCACATATACGAGAGAGCAAACCAAGTCATGTTAGCCTATTCCGGATCTTCTGTTGGGTTCTACCAGGGA GATAGTTTGAAATTGATGGACGATATAGCTGTTCTAAAACCTACATTATTTGCCAGTGTTCCGCGGTTGTACAATAGAATATATGATGG TATTACAAATTCTGTGAAGTTGTCGGGTGGTCTGAAGGAGAAGCTATTCAATGCAGCCTATAACGCGAAGAAACAAGCAATGTTGAGAG GCGAGAATCCATTCCCCGTGTGGGACATATTGGTCTTCAATAAAATTAGGGTTAGGCTAGGAGGCAGGATCCGTATGATGATGTCTGGTGCCTCACCTTTGTCTCCAGATGTCCTGGACTTTTTGAGGAT ATGTTTTAAATGCACAGTATTGGAGGGGTATGGTATGACAGAAACTTGTAGTGTTATATCTACATTAGATGAGGCTGACACTTTAACCGGTCATGTTGGTTCACCAAACCCTGCTTGTG aaaTAAAGCTTGTGGATGTTGAGGAAATGAACTACACATCACAGGACCGGCCTCACCCTCGAGGTGAAATCTGTGTGCGAGGCCCAATCATTTTCAAAGGCTACTATAAAGACGAAGTTCAAAC GAGAGAAGTACTTGATGAAGATGGATGGCTTCATACTGGTGATATAGGGTTGTGGTTACCAGGTGGCCGTTTGAAGATAATTGATAG GAAGAAAAACATATTCAAGTTGGCCCAAGGAGAGTATATAGCACCAGAAAAAATCGAGAATGTGTATGCCAAGTGCAAGTTTATTTCCCAATGCTTTGTTTATG GTGATAGCCTCAGTTCTTCCTTGGTGGCAATCGCCTCAATAGATGAGGAGACAGTAAAGGCATGGGCTTCAACTGAAGGCATTAAG TATAATGACATGAGAGAACTATGTAATAGGCCAAGAACAAGAGCTTCAGTTTTAGCTGACATGGATGCTGTTGGAAGAGAGGCTCAG TTAAGGGGGTTTGAATTTGCGAAGGCAGTCACTTTAGTGACTGAACCATTTACATTGGAGAATGGTCTTCTCACTCCAACTTTCAAG ATCAAAAGGCCTCAAGCGAAAGCTTATTTTGCAAAAGTCATTGAAAGCATGTACGAAGAGCTTTTGAGTTTTCATAACCCCTCTGTGCAGAAACTGTAA
- the LOC124920946 gene encoding vacuole membrane protein KMS1: MGSNNKAASSKSSPLTDSRNSNMQIDGIHAKHQKDLENLTLTTQPLKTLKYFCLAIMSYVEKSVVYILAHGGWLLLLSIPVLILAIFLLTVNGPHEKHVEELCQYLQFGLWWVALGVASSIGLGSGLHTFVLYLGPHVAFFTLKAMQCGRVNLKNGLYDTIQLKRGPSWLDKDCSEFGPPLFSSSHGSRVPLGSILPQVQVEAVLWGIGTALGELPPYFISKAAQISGSKIEAMEEFESSSTGDDGAIASCLIKMKRWLLSHSQYLNFFTILVLASIPNPLFDLAGIMCGQFGIPFWEFFLATLFGKAIIKTHIQTVFIILVCNNQLLDWIENELIWVFSFIPGLSAILPNLISKLHAAREKYMATPSPVPSNMKVKKWWGISFTSIWNTIVCLMIMNFLLKIVTSTAQRHLKKQQELHLDGVKKKIVE; the protein is encoded by the exons ATGGGTTCCAACAATAAAGCTGCCTCTAGCAAATCTTCACCCCTGACGGATTCTCGAAATTCTAACATGCAGATTGACG GAATTCATGCGAAGCATCAAAAGGATCTAGAGAATCTAACACTAACTACTCAACCTTTGAAAACATTGAAGTACTTCTGTTTAGCCATTATGAGCTATGTTGAGAAATCAGTAGTATATATTTTAGCCCACGGTGGTTGGCTTTTGCTTCTGAGTATTCCTGTCTTGATTCTTGCAATATTTTTGTTGACAGTCAATGGTCCACATGAAAAG CATGTGGAGGAGCTGTGCCAATATTTACAATTCGGGCTGTGGTGGGTGGCGCTTGGTGTTGCATCATCTATTGGTCTTG GATCTGGTCTTCATACATTTGTGCTCTATTTGGGTCCTCATGTTGCCTTTTTCACCTTAAAAGCAATGCAATGCGGTCGAGTCAATCTTAAAAATGGTCTGTATGACACAATACAATTGAAAAGAGGCCCTTCATGGCTTGACAAGGATTGTTCAGAATTTGGACCTCCATTGTTTTCATCTTCACATGGTTCTCGAGTTCCACTCGGCAGCATATTGCCACAGGTTCAGGTGGAAGCTGTGTTGTGGGGCATTGGGACAGCACTTGGAGAACTTCCTCCATATTTCATCTCAAAAGCAG CACAAATATCAGGTAGCAAAATAGAAGCTATGGAAGAATTTGAGTCTTCCTCCACAGGAGATGATGGAGCAATAGCTTCTTGTCTAATTAAGATGAAGCGCTGGTTGCTCTCGCATTCACAGTATCTAAATTTCTTCACAATTCTAGTGCTTGCTTCG ATCCCGAATCCTCTTTTTGATCTTGCTGGCATAATGTGTGGGCAATTTGGAATTCCTTTTTGGGAGTTTTTCCTTGCAACACTGTTTGGAAAGGCCATTATTAAGACTCACATACAA ACAGTGTTTATTATTCTGGTATGCAACAATCAACTTCTTGACTGGATCGAAAATGAGTTGATTTGGGTTTTCAGTTTCATACCTGGATTGTCTGCAATCCTGCCCAATCTCATTTCCAAACTGCATGCAGCCAGAGAAAAGTATATGGCTACCCCCTCTCCTGTTCCTTCAAATATGAag GTGAAGAAGTGGTGGGGTATTTCATTTACTTCGATTTGGAACACAATAGTGTGTCTCATGATCATGAACTTCCTTCTCAAGATTGTGACTTCAACTGCACAGAGACACCTTAAGAAACAGCAGGAGTTGCATTTAGATGGTGTTAAGAAGAAAATAGTAGAATGA
- the LOC124919179 gene encoding chloride channel protein CLC-d-like isoform X1, whose amino-acid sequence MLSNHLQNGLETAKLVWSRLPNSEDGELDELGTSKKNDGSSVESLDYEVIENYAYREEQAQRGKLYVGYYVVVKWFLALLIGIGTGLAAVFINISVENFAGWKFSLTFSIIQKSYLAGFFVYVLINLVLVLSSVYIVTYFAPAASGSGIPEIKGYLNGVDTHGILFFRTLVGKIFGSIGSVGGGLALGKEGPLVHTGACIASLLGQGGTTKYHLRSRWLQIFQSDRDRRDLVTCGCAAGVAAAFRAPVGGVLFALEEVTSWWRSQLMWRVFFTSAIVAVVVRSAIGWCKSGKCGHFGSGGFIIWDVSGGQEDYSFEELFPMAVIGVIGGLLGALFNQLTLYMTYWRRNFLHKKGNRVKVIEVCLISLITSTISFGLPLFRKCTPCPTSDSESGIECPRPPGMYGNYVNFYCGKEKEYNDLATIFFNTQDDAIRNLFSAKTIHEYSAQSLLTFLVMFYSLAVVTFGTAVPAGQFVPGIMIGSTYGRLVGMFVVSFYKKLNIEEGTYALLGAASFLGGSMRMTVSLCVIMVEITNNLQLLPLIMLVLLISKAVGDAFNEGLYEQQARLRGIPLLESRPKYQMRYIKAKDACRSQQVLYFPRIVKVADIVSMLKSNKHNGYPVIDHKRNGETLVIGIMLRSHLLVLLQSKVDFQHGPFTSDSRGGSLPIRHNLSEFVKPVSSKGITIEDIHLSSDDMEMYIDLAPLANPSPYIVPEDMSLTKVYNIFRQLGLRHIFVVPRASHVVGMITRKDLLMEENEDSVAMELQSTSVRRNDRRQVTRSAETETPLLNTFLDKRRPQI is encoded by the exons ATGCTGTCGAATCATCTTCAGAACGGTTTGGAGACTGCCAAGCTTGTTTGGTCTCGTCTGCCAAATTCAGAAGATGGTGAATTGGATGAGCTTGGCACATCGAAGAAAAATGATGGAAGCAGCGTAGAGAGTTTAGATTATGAAGTTATTGAGAATTATGCCTACAGAGAAGAACAG GCACAAAGAGGGAAGCTTTATGTTGGATACTACGTGGTTGTGAAATGGTTCTTGGCATTACTTATTGGGATTG GTACTGGATTGGCAGCTGTATTCATTAACATTTCAGTTGAGAACTTTGCTGGATGGAAGTTCTCATTGACCTTTTCTATAATCCAGAAGTCTTATCTTGCTGGATTTTTTGTATATGTGCTGATTAACTTGGTATTAGTCCTGTCTTCTGTATATATTGTCACATATTTTGCACCAGCTGCGTCAGGATCTGGTATTCCTGAAattaagggttatttgaatG GAGTAGATACCCATGGCATTCTCTTTTTCAGAACCTTGGTTGGGAAG ATATTTGGAAGCATTGGTTCAGTTGGAGGTGGTCTAGCTCTTGGAAAAGAAGGCCCTCTTGTACATACTGGTGCTTGTATTGCTTCCCTCCTTGGTCAA GGTGGAACCACAAAGTATCATCTTCGCTCCAGATGGCTACAGATCTTTCAAAGTGATCGGGATCGCCGAGATCTT GTAACATGTGGATGTGCAGCTGGAGTTGCTGCTGCTTTTAGAGCTCCAGTTGGTGGTGTCCTATTCGCGCTAGAGGAAGTCACATCATG GTGGAGGAGTCAGCTTATGTGGCGTGTCTTTTTTACTTCTGCCATTGTAGCTGTTGTGGTGCGTTCTGCAATTGGATGGTGCAAGAGTGGAAAATGTGGGCATTTTGGCTCTGGTGGTTTCATAATTTGGGACGTCTCAGG TGGACAAGAGGACTATTCATTTGAGGAGTTGTTTCCTATGGCAGTCATTGGTGTTATAGGTGGTCTTCTTG GAGCCTTATTTAACCAGCTTACTCTTTATATGACTTATTGGAGACGGAACTTCTTGCACAAGAAAGGAAACCGAGTCAAA GTTATTGAAGTGTGTCTTATCTCCTTGATAACCTCGACCATTTCCTTTGGATTACCACTTTTTAGAAAATGCACTCCTTGTCCAACCTCTGATTCAGAATCTGGTATTGAATGTCCTCGTCCACCTGGAATGTACGGGAATTATGTAAat TTCTACTGTGGAAAGGAAAAAGAATACAATGATCTTGCAACTATCTTTTTCAATACCCAG GATGATGCCATAAGGAATCTGTTTAGTGCAAAAACAATTCATGAATACAGTGCCCAAAGCTTGCTGACATTTTTG GTTATGTTCTACTCCTTAGCAGTGGTGACGTTCGGGACTGCTGTCCCAGCTGGTCAGTTTGTTCCTGGGATTATGATAGGTTCCACATATGGCCGTCTTGTTGGGATGTTTGTTGTCAGTTTCTACAAGAAGCTTAACATTGAAGAGGGCAC ATATGCACTGCTAGGAGCTGCTTCATTTCTTGGAGGTTCCATGCGGATGACTGTTTCACTTTGCGTAATTATGGTTGAGATCACAAATAACTTGCAGCTTTTACCTTTGATCATGTTGGTTCTCCTTATATCCAAG GCTGTTGGGGATGCATTCAATGAAGGTCTATACGAACAACAGGCTCGCCTGAGGGGCATTCCATTGCTTGAATCAAGGCCCAAGTACCAGATGAGATATATAAAGGCAAAAGATGCATGCAGAAGCCAACAG GTTTTGTACTTTCCACGCATTGTCAAGGTTGCTGATATAGTTTCCATGTTAAAGAGCAACAAACACAATGGTTACCCT GTTATAGATCACAAGAGAAATGGCGAAACACTTGTTATTGGCATCATGCTTCGCAG CCACTTACTGGTACTCTTGCAATCTAAGGTAGATTTTCAGCATGGTCCTTTCACATCTGATTCAAGAGGTGGTTCCTTGCCTATAAG GCACAACTTAAGTGAATTCGTGAAACCCGTTTCAAGTAAAGGAATAACTATTGAAGATATTCACCTAAGCTCAGATGACATGGAAATGTACATAGATCTAGCTCCATTAGCTAACCCTTCTCCTTACATTGTCCCTGAAGACATGTCCCTAACAAAG GTGTACAATATTTTCCGTCAACTAGGATTACGACACATATTTGTTGTTCCCCGTGCTTCTCATGTTGTTGGAATGATTACAAGAAAGGATTTATTGATGGAG GAGAATGAGGATTCTGTGGCCATGGAACTTCAATCGACTAGTGTAAG AAGGAATGACAGAAGACAGGTCACTAGGAGTGCGGAAACAGAGACTCCACTTCTGAATACTTTCCTGGATAAACGCCGCCCCCAAATCTGA